In Leclercia pneumoniae, the genomic window CGTAACGCATCCACGGCACGCGCCTGCGCGATCGCCATCAGCCAGGGTAAAAAGGGGCAGGCCGGATCGTAGGTATGACGCACCCGGTGCACGGTGAGCAGCACCTCCTGAATCACATCATCGATCAGCACAGGATCGGCAATCTGCTTACGGACCAGCGCCCGAATCACCGGCACCAGGGCCCGGAGTAGCAGGGAATAGGCGTCGCGATCCCCGGCCTGTGCACGCGCCATCAGCCCGGGCCAGGTCTCGCGCGGAGCCAGATTGCTATCCATCATTCGCCATGCGAACTACCTCACGCTTTTTTACCGGCCGCCCGATCGAGGGCGTTCACCACAATCGACGGGGTCAGCACCTGCGGCAGCACCTTAGGTTCGCTACCGTCGGCCGGATAGACCACGTACAGCGGCAGCCCGCCCTGCCCGAAGGCCGTCATGGCATCGTCGATATCGGCGTTAAATTTGGTGGAGTCCGCCACCATATAAATGGTGCCAGTGCGCGACAGCGCCTGCTTCACCGCCGCGGTAGAGAGCGAGGTGCGATCGTTCACCTGACAGGTGATGCACCACGAGGCGGTAAAGTTCACAAAGATAGCTTTGCCGTGGCCGCGCATCTCTGCCACCGTTTGCGGCGACCACTTCACCGGCGCGACCTGGCTCGCAACGGCCGGTTCTGCCGTAACGGACTGCATCTGCATGATGCCCGGCAGGGGCGTAATCGCCGCCACGAAGAGCACCACCGTCACCGCCAGCAGCACTTTATACGAACGCCCGGCGAAACGTCTGCGCTGGGCCATCCCATACAGCCACGCGGTGAAGCTCACCACCACGGCACAGGCCAGCATTGCCGCCAGCGCGGTGGTTCCCGCCTGTTGCGCTAATACCCACACCAGCCAGGCAAAGGCGCCAAACATCGGAAACGCCAGCCCGCGTTTGAGGATATCCATCCACGCGCCCGGTCTGGGCAGGCGAGCGGCGATCGCCGGGAAGAGCGAAATCAGGGTAAAGGGGGCGGCGAACCCCAGCGCCAGCGAAAGGAAGATAACCAGCGAAACCGCTGGCGGCTGCACCAGCGCATACCCTACCGCACCCGCCATAAAGGGGGCAGAGCATGGCGTAGCGACCACAATCGCCAACGCGCCGGTTAACGCCGAACGGGTAAATGCCCCGCGCCCGCCTGAGATCTCACCCGCTCGCTGCAGGGATAATCCCACCTCAAACACCCCCAGCAGGTTCAGCGCCGCGCCGAGGATAATCAGCGCCAGCGCGGTAATGACCAGTGGAGATTGCAGCTGAAAGCCCCAGCCCACGGCGGTACCGCCAGCGCGCAACGCCAGCAACACGGCAGCCAGCGCCAGCATGGTAAAAATCACGCCCAGTAAAAAACCGAGCCCTTCGGTGCGGGCGCTGGCCCGGTCTCCCTGATGTCACAACAGCCCCAGCGCCTTCAGCGAAATCACCGGAAAAACGCACGGCATAAAATTGAGGATAATGCCGCCGGCGAAGGCGGCCAGAATGGCGGTTAACATAGCGGGCCCCAAAACTAATTATGAATGTGTGTTCGCGTATTGCTTCACGGCATCCATGGACTTCTGGATATGCTGGTCAGGGTTACGGTCGGTATAGCTCATCAGAATTTTACCGTCGGGGGCGATGACGTAGGAGGTGCGGTCAGAGACCGTTTTACCGTTCATCTGCATCAGCGTTTTGTACTCGCCCGCCACTTTCGCGCCGGGATCGGCGGCCACGGCAAATTTATCACGGCACTCCAGCTTCGAGAACTCATCCACCTGATCGACATTCCCGGCGGTGACCCCAACCACGGTCGCCCCCAGCTTTTTAAAATCATCGCTCGCTTCGGCGAAAGCATGTGCCTCCAGGGTGCAGCCTTTGGTAAAGGCTGCCGGGAAGAAGTAGAGCACCACCGGGCCTTTCTGTAATGCCTGCTGAAGCGAGAAGGTGAGCGGCTTGCCCCCCAGCGCCCCTTTCAGGCTGAAATTGGGCGCGTTATCCCCCACCTCGAGCGCCGCGTTGGCATTCAGGGTGAAGAGGGAAAAGGTCAGTACCGCAGCAGCAGAGAGGGTGTTTAACAGTTTCATGGTCAGCTCCATCAGGAAAAAACGTACTTTATGAATCATAGTTCGCACGCTAAGACCCGAAGGT contains:
- a CDS encoding peroxiredoxin translates to MKLLNTLSAAAVLTFSLFTLNANAALEVGDNAPNFSLKGALGGKPLTFSLQQALQKGPVVLYFFPAAFTKGCTLEAHAFAEASDDFKKLGATVVGVTAGNVDQVDEFSKLECRDKFAVAADPGAKVAGEYKTLMQMNGKTVSDRTSYVIAPDGKILMSYTDRNPDQHIQKSMDAVKQYANTHS